In Paenibacillus dendritiformis, the DNA window AATCGGATTCCGATTCGCAAAAGGAGCGTCAAGCCATGATTATGCGTACACGGAATGGGGAACGGGTTCTGATTCAACAGCATGACCACGGATTTATTTCCGGAGAAGCGGCAAGGAATTTCAATCCTGATCTGGCCGGGGGCACGAAGCGCTGGGAGGAGGTCGTATTGGCCGCCTACGAGCATGATCGCGCTTGGATTGGTCTCGATCATACACCGATATGGAACGATGCGGATGCGGAGCCATTTACGTTTATGGATTACCCGATTGTGCCGAAGCTGGCCTTTTACCGGATTGGGCTGGATGAGATCGAACGGATGAATCCGTATGCGGCGCTGCTGTGCAGCCTGCACTTCGTGTCTTTCTTCCGAACGGAGGAGCAGCCCGAGATTATCCAGTTTTTGCGGCATGAACGGTCTCGTCAGGCCCGGATTCGCGAGCAGCTGGACGGCATTGACGACCACGCGGTGACGGAGCATTTTCGGCTGCTGCAGTTCTGCGACGATCTCTCCTTATATGTCTGCCTGAACGAGCCCGGGGCAGCCAAGGGAGACGAATTTCCATGGTATCAGGACGGGTTCGAGCGGACGGAGGCCTTCAATTCGGAGACGGGCACCCAGCTTGTCGCAGAGTGGGCCAGCGAGACGGAGGTGCGGGTCACGCCGTTCCCGTTCATCGCGCCGTTCACCACGAAGCTGCGTTCCAAGGCGGTGCCGGACGCGCTGGTGGAAGCGGTGGGCATCGGCAAGGCATACCGCCAGACCGAATGGACCGAGCAGACGTTGACGTTTATCAGGTAAGAGGGAATCAGCTTAAGGACGGCAAGAACCCGCTGCTAGGGGAGAATGGCAGAGGGTTCTTTGTGTAGAAGAGCCTCAACCAGCGCCCCTTGTATAGATGGATGAGTTAAAGAGAAATATAGATGAATATGGAAGCTTCAGGAGTTTAGACTGCGGCAGAGTCGCCTGGCGCGACTTCGCCCGATCGCCGTGCTTCGATCGAGAATTTATTGTACAATTAAGGAAACTCTACCTGACGCGCGGACATGCTCGACCCAATCGCCTGGTATTCTTGTCTTCGGCCCGATACAGGGAGAGCGTCCGAGGCCTAGTGTGAAGCGTCAAGTTATGTTTCTATTGTGACCCGACCGGTGTGGTTAACCAGATTACCGGGTTAGAGGTCATCCATTCCACGGAAAGGAAGGAGAAACACCGATGAACAACCAACAATTGGAGCGAATTCATACGGGAAAGGGTTTTATTGCGGCATTGGACCAGAGCGGAGGAAGCACGCCTAAGGCGCTGCTCCAATATGGCATTGAGGAAGACCGCTACTCGAATGACGAAGAAATGTTCGAGCTGGTTCATGCCATGAGGACGCGGATTATTAAAAGTCCGGCATTTGATTCAAAGTATATTTTGGGCGCTATCTTGTTCGAGAATACGATGGATCGCAAGATTGACGATCAATTTACCGCCGACTATCTATGGGAAAAGAAAGGGATTGTCCCTTTTTTGAAGGTCGACAAGGGTCTGGCCGAGCTGGAGAATGGCGTTCAACTGATGAAGCCGATCCCGGATTTGAACGACCTGTTGAAGCGGGCGGTGGATAAGCATATTTTTGGGACAAAAATGCGTTCGGTGATTAAAGAGGCCAACGCGGATGGAATTCGCAACGTCGTCGAGCAGCAGTTCGATATCGGCAGACAAATCTTGGCAATGGGGCTCGTTCCGATTATTGAGCCTGAGGTCGATATTTACAGCAAGGATAAGCAGCAATCGGAGCAAATCTTGAAAGAAGAGCTGCTCAAGCAATTGTCCGCTCTCGATAAGGATGTGCGGGTGATGCTGAAGCTGTCCATACCGACCGAAGATAATTTTTATCGCGAGCTGATCGAGGAGCCGCATGTGCTTCGGGTTGTCGCTTTGTCGGGCGGTTACGATCAAAGGGAAGCGAATGAAAAACTGGCCCGGAATCACGGCTTGATCGCCAGCTTCTCGCGCGCCTTGTCGGAAGGCTTGACAGCGCAGCAGACCGACGAAGAATTTAACGCGACGCTGTCCCGCTCCATTCAAGCCATTTACGAAGCATCCATAAGCTGATGCTTCCCGGATGGTTATCCTGTGAAGTGTAAACCTGTATCAAGACGTCAGCCTGTTGAGAAACCCTCAACAGGCTGTTTTTTATATATTTATTCATTGCGCCTGGGAATGAGGACATGCACTTGCTTCGCTTCGGTTCGTCATTCCATAAATAAAAATATTGACAGTGGGGATAAAAAGATATAAATTGTTAAATGAAAGTCGGTGTCAAAATAATAAGCGTGAATTCGCAATATACAATCTGCCTGATCAATTGCGGAAAGGAAGTGATCGCGTTGGAGCGCCAAAAAACGTTAGCCATTCATATGAACCATGTAAATAAATCTTATGGCTTGAAGCGCGGGGTGACAGATTTAAATCTAGCCGTAAAAAAAGGGGAAATCGTTGGATTTATTGGGCCAAATGGCGCAGGGAAGTCGACCACGATCCGTCTGCTTATGCAGTTGATCAGCCCTGCGTCCGGGGATATCTCGGTTCTTGGCGAACGAATAAAGAAGGATAATCCCATGATACGCCGCCGAATCGGCTATCTGCCTTCCGAGATTAGACTTTACCCGGATTTAACCGGGGAACAGATGCTGGAGCTTGCAGCAGGCATTCATGGGATTGATTTGAAAAAAACAAGAATTCCCGAATATGCGCAGAGACTGCAATGGGAAATGAACCCCCGGATCCGAACCTACTCACTAGGAAACCGCAAGAAGCTGGGCATACTGCTAGCGCTTCTGCATGAGCCTGAATTGCTTGTCCTGGATGAACCTACCTCCGGGCTTGATCCCCTCGCTCAGCAAAGCTTCTTTGAAATTGTTCGGGAATTAAATGAGTCAAACGGTACAACGGTATTCTTGTCCACGCACATCTTAACCGAGGTGGATAAGCTCTGCCACAGGGTCGTGTTTATACGAGACGGGAAGATCATTCAAGATTCTTCTGTTCCCGATCTAATGAGAGGAGGGGCTCATCTTTACGAGGTGATCTTTAAAGAATCCGGTGATCTGCGGCAAACATATGGACTTCTAAAGATAGATCCAAATTCGAAATACATGGATGGGGTTTGTAGCGGAAGGATAGAGGATCATTGCCTGAATACCTTTCTCTCCCTTCTTGCCGATAAGCCCATTAAAGATTTGAACCTTAGAAAATTGTCTCTTGAGGAGAGATTTATGGAAAAGTACAGCCGTCATAAAGAAAAGAAAGCGGAGGGGCCGAACGATGAGCAAGTTGTTTGAGTTGGAGTGGCGTCAAAATAAACGGAGTTTTTGGATCGCTCTTTGTGTTATTGCAGCGCTTCTTGCAATCCCGGCCGCCGCATCCAAGGCTTATTTACATAGCCAAATCTCCAGCGGAGCAGATCAGACGGGTTCCGCTGCACTTACAACTTTTGAAGGATGGATGGCCGGTCAGCCGTTTATGTTTTTCGTGCTTCTTCTCGGTTGCTTCGCAATCAACTGGTCAATCGGATCCGTTGTAAAGGAGCGGGATCGTCATACTGCCGAGTTTCTTTTCGCAACCCCCCGCAGCAGAACGGATATCTATCTGGCAAAATGTGCGGCGCATGTTGTAAAAGTCGCGATTATCGCTGGCGTATCCACCGGTATTGTGCTGTTGATCGGCAAAGGTTTAGGCGTGATGAATGACGCTGTAGCCGTAAGCAGCGTCATGGCGGCCGGTCTGTTGATCATTTTCGGATTTATGGGAATAGGCTATGCGCTAACGTCTTGGCTTGCTTCCGAACGCGGTGCGTTATCGTTTGGAATCGGAATTGTGTTCCTCATGTTCTTGCTCTACATGCTTTCTGATTTGACAGCATTAGAATGGCTGGGGGCCGCGTCGCTCTTCAAGCTGTTTGACGTGTACGCAATAAGCCAGGGGGCCGGGCTTGCTGGGGGCTCTGTGATTGGATCGCTCGCCGTATTTTTGATCGGCGGTTGCGTGGGCTGGGGGAGGTTAGTTCATAGAGATTTGTAATACAATCTATTTTTCATCAGCCTATCCATCAAGCCTTAGGGAGGGCTTTTCTTTTTTTGGGGCCGGCTCCAGCGAAAGTTGATGGTTATGAACTTGAGTGTTAGTTGACATTGACTCTAATGTAAGTGACAATATGCTTGAAGCCACAGTTTCGAGATTTGATTTGAACTTGGTTAGGAGTGCAAAAGGATGTCTCAAGGTGGGAAACCAAAAGCCGGATTGCGTGAGCGAAAAAAAGCGAAAACGATGGCCAATGTTCAGATGCATGCATTAAGGCTTTTTCGAGAAAACGGTTATCATGCGACAACGGTGGAACAAATTGCTGAAGCTGCAGAAATCTCCCCGAGTACATTTTTTCGTTATTTTGGAACAAAAGAGGACGTGGTGTTAACCGATAATTATGACCCTCTTCTCGTCGCCGCATTTGAAAAGCAACCGTCAGAGTTGAGCCCCTTACAAGCCGTTCGAAATGCAATGCTTTCGGGAATTGCCGAGATGACTGACGATGAGTGGGAAACAACCCGTCAGCGAAATGAACTAATCTTGATGGTCCCGGAACTGCGCGCGGCAGCGATGAATAACTTAAGTCAGATGATGCAGCTGTTAACACAGATTGTCGCTAAACGAACAGGCCGAAATTCTGATGATTTGGCAGTACGTACCTTTGCCGGGGTGGTTGTTGGGGTAAATATATCGTTAATGGATTATAATGCCGGGGCTACAAAATCAGAGTTTGCCAAATTACTGGATGAAGCTTTAGGAGTCGTGGAAAAAGGTCTGCTGCTATGATCGACAAACTAAGGCAGCCTATCCCGGTTGACCGCTAGTTCTGACGATGATAATCCCTGTTCGGCGAAGTATGTCCTGTGCGAATACTGGCGAGTACTGTGCATTTTGGCAGTGTGAGATATTACGTCAACTAGGAAGGCGGGGAAGGGCACATGTCCGAACGTTTTTGGAAGAAGCTGTTGAAAAAGGGGTTTTCGGTTGAATTGGATCAACTCCCCAAAAATAAGCAACAGTTTTTAGATGAAATTGAGCGCTATTGCATCAAAGAAAAGGTGGCTTACGAATTTATCGAACGCGATAGACCGGCGATTATTTCGATAGACGATGTCGTATATCAATGTCAGGTGGAAAACGCGGGACGCCCCGGTTTCGTGCTCCATTTCAAAGAAATGTAAAATAGAACGCAGCCTGATATGGCTGCGCAAGACTGTCGATAAAGCTCGTCGATAGTTATTGCATGAAGCAAGAGCGTCCGGATACGGAGCAAGCTGTCCCCGTATGATGAGCTAGAGTGTCCGGGCACGGAGCAAGCTGTCCCCGTATGAAGCAAGAGCGTCCGGGCATGAAACAAGCTGTCCCCGTATGGAAATGCTGCACAGGCGCAGCATTTTTAACCTCAAGAGGCTAAATATTGAGAAAATCCTGCAAAATTACATTATTTCGTCATTTGGAATGCGATTTATGCCTTGCCGTAGGGAAATTGCTGTCTTTTTGCAGCAATCCTATTTTCGCATCCTCGTCTCAATGAAATTGCTGCATTCTTGCAGTATTGGCGGAGCAGATGACTAGAGTGGCGGGAGATGCGGCAGCTATAGTGGAGTGGATGACCGGAGCTGCGGACGTTCTGGCCGGGAACGATGGAAGAAAGAGAGGTATTTGCGAACTTATCGGACCTTGAAGGGCGTTTCGGAGCGTTTGCGCGCCTGAGCGATCATCGCCATCCGCTCCGCCGCGGCTCCCGTTGCATCCGTACCGCCAAATATTGGAGGAGTTCATGGGGACTCTTCCGAAGGCGGCCTATCTCGCCAAAACATTGTCGCCAGTCTTGCGGAGCCTAATACGGCTTCGCTTTTTTGTGTCTAACAGGAGGAACCCCATGACCAAACCGACGCGCGGCGCTAGTGTCTTTGTTCCCCTCTGCGGTGAATATCCGATAAAGCTTCGAAGCATAATTGCGGCTGATCCATCATGAGCGTATGTCCTGCATCCGGGATGATATATAACTTCTTGTCTGGAGCGCTAATGTCTGCAAAATAGTTCCCGGCAATGACAAATGGAACCTGCCAATCGCGGCCGCCTAATAAATAGTAAACGGGCACCTGATAATCTGCGGATTCCAAGGTCAGATCAAACTCGGCTAAATAATCGAGCAGTTGTTGATTGGCCTGAAAGGCCTTTTTAAAAGAAGAGATATCGGATAGCTTGAAAATCGGACTTGTCAGAGCGGTTAGCCAGATCCCGAAATCGATCTTTAGCGCTAATTTATACTGGGCTTGAAGCTTGCGCACCGCGTCGCATTTTTGCAGAAAAGCACGGTCAAAAACGATCTTGCTGCCGGGATATTCCCCTATTTTCGCCAGCTTCTTCAGAGATTTTTTGTCGGCGGCCTGTTCGATCATTTCTTTTACCTTGTTGTAGCCGACCTGTTCATTTTGAAGCATATTCACGACCTGCGCGGCGCCGATATAATAGGCCACGTCTTCGGGATGACGCCGAATATATACGGACCCCAACACGCTTCCCCAGGAGTGGCCGATAATGTCAGCAGCAAAGAAGAAGTGGATTCGATTATGAAGCTGGCCCGGAAGGCCGGGGCTATCATAACCGATCCGGCTCATGACGCATTTTGGGGAGGTTACTCGGGGCATTTCATGGATCCGGACGGTCATTTGTGGGAAATTGTCTGGAATCCCGCGTGGGAGATCGAGGATTGAGTTTCCGTCTACAAAAAATGGCTGCTCTCCACAAATTGCTTTTCCAGCGGCGACATTTCGTAGTGCTGCCGGGTGACAAGATACTTCTCGATATAGCGATGCTCCCTGGGAAGCTCCATATAAGCGGTCACGCCGAACTGCCGGGCCAATGTTTTCGAGATAAGGGCGACTCCCATGCCGAGGGAAGCAAGCTGAAGCAGCGTCTCAAAGATCGACTTCCGTCCG includes these proteins:
- a CDS encoding DUF3891 family protein encodes the protein MIMRTRNGERVLIQQHDHGFISGEAARNFNPDLAGGTKRWEEVVLAAYEHDRAWIGLDHTPIWNDADAEPFTFMDYPIVPKLAFYRIGLDEIERMNPYAALLCSLHFVSFFRTEEQPEIIQFLRHERSRQARIREQLDGIDDHAVTEHFRLLQFCDDLSLYVCLNEPGAAKGDEFPWYQDGFERTEAFNSETGTQLVAEWASETEVRVTPFPFIAPFTTKLRSKAVPDALVEAVGIGKAYRQTEWTEQTLTFIR
- a CDS encoding fructose bisphosphate aldolase; this translates as MNNQQLERIHTGKGFIAALDQSGGSTPKALLQYGIEEDRYSNDEEMFELVHAMRTRIIKSPAFDSKYILGAILFENTMDRKIDDQFTADYLWEKKGIVPFLKVDKGLAELENGVQLMKPIPDLNDLLKRAVDKHIFGTKMRSVIKEANADGIRNVVEQQFDIGRQILAMGLVPIIEPEVDIYSKDKQQSEQILKEELLKQLSALDKDVRVMLKLSIPTEDNFYRELIEEPHVLRVVALSGGYDQREANEKLARNHGLIASFSRALSEGLTAQQTDEEFNATLSRSIQAIYEASIS
- a CDS encoding ABC transporter ATP-binding protein; translated protein: MERQKTLAIHMNHVNKSYGLKRGVTDLNLAVKKGEIVGFIGPNGAGKSTTIRLLMQLISPASGDISVLGERIKKDNPMIRRRIGYLPSEIRLYPDLTGEQMLELAAGIHGIDLKKTRIPEYAQRLQWEMNPRIRTYSLGNRKKLGILLALLHEPELLVLDEPTSGLDPLAQQSFFEIVRELNESNGTTVFLSTHILTEVDKLCHRVVFIRDGKIIQDSSVPDLMRGGAHLYEVIFKESGDLRQTYGLLKIDPNSKYMDGVCSGRIEDHCLNTFLSLLADKPIKDLNLRKLSLEERFMEKYSRHKEKKAEGPNDEQVV
- a CDS encoding ABC transporter permease subunit — encoded protein: MSKLFELEWRQNKRSFWIALCVIAALLAIPAAASKAYLHSQISSGADQTGSAALTTFEGWMAGQPFMFFVLLLGCFAINWSIGSVVKERDRHTAEFLFATPRSRTDIYLAKCAAHVVKVAIIAGVSTGIVLLIGKGLGVMNDAVAVSSVMAAGLLIIFGFMGIGYALTSWLASERGALSFGIGIVFLMFLLYMLSDLTALEWLGAASLFKLFDVYAISQGAGLAGGSVIGSLAVFLIGGCVGWGRLVHRDL
- a CDS encoding TetR family transcriptional regulator, with protein sequence MSQGGKPKAGLRERKKAKTMANVQMHALRLFRENGYHATTVEQIAEAAEISPSTFFRYFGTKEDVVLTDNYDPLLVAAFEKQPSELSPLQAVRNAMLSGIAEMTDDEWETTRQRNELILMVPELRAAAMNNLSQMMQLLTQIVAKRTGRNSDDLAVRTFAGVVVGVNISLMDYNAGATKSEFAKLLDEALGVVEKGLLL
- a CDS encoding DUF4318 domain-containing protein, which translates into the protein MSERFWKKLLKKGFSVELDQLPKNKQQFLDEIERYCIKEKVAYEFIERDRPAIISIDDVVYQCQVENAGRPGFVLHFKEM
- a CDS encoding alpha/beta fold hydrolase — its product is MSRIGYDSPGLPGQLHNRIHFFFAADIIGHSWGSVLGSVYIRRHPEDVAYYIGAAQVVNMLQNEQVGYNKVKEMIEQAADKKSLKKLAKIGEYPGSKIVFDRAFLQKCDAVRKLQAQYKLALKIDFGIWLTALTSPIFKLSDISSFKKAFQANQQLLDYLAEFDLTLESADYQVPVYYLLGGRDWQVPFVIAGNYFADISAPDKKLYIIPDAGHTLMMDQPQLCFEALSDIHRRGEQRH